ACGCCTATCCCGACAAAATATTCCCGGGCCGCGTGTCGGTAATCAGAAATGCCCCCATAACCGTCCAGAATGTGGTCACTTATGACGTCGTCGTTTTGGTGCCCAACCCGGATAAAATTCTGAAACCGGGGATGACAGCCAATGTCTCCATCATCACGGCAGAAAAAAACAATGTGCTGGCAGTGCCGAATGCCGCGCTCCGTTTCCGGCCGCCGGAAAAGGCCAATGCTGCTAAAAAAGCACCGGAGCTCAAGCCGCCGGAGGGTAAAGAGCCGGAGCGTAAGGGGCCTGTTGTTTGGCGATTGGAAAATAACAAACCAAAGCGGGTAAGTATCACCGTGGGTATCAGCGACGGCAGTAATACCGAAGTTGTCGCAGGCGAACTGAAGGCCGGGGAAGAAGTAATCGTTTTGGCAGTGGACAACAAAACCAAGGCGGGCAGCTCGTTTACCGGAAGGTTGCTCCATTAATATGGCCCTGATTGAAACACAAGACCTTTCGAGGACTTACGATCTTGGCGGCGGCAATATCGTCCGCGCTCTTTATGGTGTGTCGGTCAAGATCGAAAAGGCCGAGTTTGTTGCCATCATGGGACCGTCGGGATCGGGCAAATCAACCTTTATGAATATTCTGGGCTGTCTGGATCATGCCACCGCCGGGCGCTGCCTTTTGGACAACATTGACGTTGAGGGCATGGACCGGGATGAATTAGCCCGGGTCCGCAATGAAAAATTAGGCTTTGTCTTTCAGGGGTTTAATCTCCTGCCGCGGACTTCCGCGCTGGAAAATGTCGAATTGCCGTTGCTTTACGGGAATATCCCGGTTGCGGAAAGAAAACGCCGGGCTTTGGCTGCTCTGCAAACCATGGGTCTTACGGGCTGGGAAAAACATCATCCCAATCAATTGTCCGGGGGGCAACAGCAACGGGTAGCCATTGCCAGGGCGCTCGTCAACAATGCGCCTCTCATCCTGGCCGATGAACCGACCGGCAACCTGGACACGAAAACAAGCGGTGAGATAATGGATCTTTTCGTCAAGCTGAACGAGGAGAAAGGCATTACTGTTGTTCTCGTCACCCATGAACCCGATATAGCCGCCTACA
The DNA window shown above is from Deltaproteobacteria bacterium and carries:
- a CDS encoding ABC transporter ATP-binding protein, which gives rise to MALIETQDLSRTYDLGGGNIVRALYGVSVKIEKAEFVAIMGPSGSGKSTFMNILGCLDHATAGRCLLDNIDVEGMDRDELARVRNEKLGFVFQGFNLLPRTSALENVELPLLYGNIPVAERKRRALAALQTMGLTGWEKHHPNQLSGGQQQRVAIARALVNNAPLILADEPTGNLDTKTSGEIMDLFVKLNEEKGITVVLVTHEPDIAAYSRRIIRFLDGRILSDEAVKKK
- a CDS encoding efflux RND transporter periplasmic adaptor subunit, whose product is AYPDKIFPGRVSVIRNAPITVQNVVTYDVVVLVPNPDKILKPGMTANVSIITAEKNNVLAVPNAALRFRPPEKANAAKKAPELKPPEGKEPERKGPVVWRLENNKPKRVSITVGISDGSNTEVVAGELKAGEEVIVLAVDNKTKAGSSFTGRLLH